The following are encoded in a window of Haloarcula halophila genomic DNA:
- a CDS encoding endonuclease NucS domain-containing protein produces MHDGTRVMAGQCTTVFEGSREREQRGDVLVVVKPDNTVLVHDAGGYQPVAWLTRAESVAVEDGTVTARDGDDLLRVVAHEEHGSARFPASEAGVPVADCPDCPGTLVRTRGTVACTACSRSHGVPSDATVTKGRCADCGLPTIRVERGDAFEVCLDRECEAIDDRVTEAFDRRWDCPDCGSDLRILRKGGLLAGCEQYPDCDTGFSVPSGLVVDTCDCGLPVFETAGGLRCLDSTCEERAR; encoded by the coding sequence ATGCACGACGGAACGCGTGTCATGGCCGGCCAGTGTACGACCGTCTTCGAGGGTTCGCGCGAGCGCGAACAGCGCGGCGACGTGTTGGTGGTGGTCAAGCCCGACAACACCGTGTTGGTCCACGATGCCGGGGGGTACCAGCCGGTCGCCTGGTTGACCCGCGCGGAGAGTGTCGCCGTCGAAGACGGGACGGTCACGGCCCGGGATGGCGACGATCTCCTCCGTGTCGTCGCCCACGAGGAACACGGCAGCGCCCGGTTCCCCGCCTCGGAGGCCGGCGTCCCGGTCGCGGACTGCCCGGACTGTCCCGGGACGCTGGTCCGGACCCGCGGGACCGTCGCCTGCACGGCGTGTTCGCGCAGCCACGGCGTCCCCAGCGACGCCACGGTCACGAAGGGCCGCTGTGCGGACTGCGGGCTTCCGACGATCCGGGTCGAACGCGGCGACGCCTTCGAGGTGTGTCTCGACCGGGAGTGTGAGGCCATCGACGACCGGGTGACCGAGGCCTTCGACCGCCGGTGGGACTGTCCGGACTGCGGGAGTGACCTGCGCATCCTCCGGAAGGGCGGCTTGCTGGCCGGTTGTGAGCAGTATCCGGACTGTGACACCGGCTTCTCGGTCCCGAGCGGGTTGGTCGTCGACACCTGTGACTGCGGGCTCCCGGTGTTCGAGACGGCCGGCGGACTGCGCTGTCTGGACAGCACCTGCGAGGAGCGTGCTCGGTGA
- the endA gene encoding tRNA-intron lyase — protein MDLTLSGGLVRAGERARERFYDSSGYGHVENGGALTLAPVEAAHLLYRGDIDSVDGMDVRALLSSAVVSEVAFFVYKDLRDRGFYLTPAREGWVDDPEGIDFVVYPRGKGPWDDTVEYRVRVVGERDTVPAREVGDCVLAVVDEESEITYLATDRPAVEGTSDPSVPAAEGDLLAERVLCWDPPTELYERAFYGQRLDDEGAVQLSLLEATYLARDGSLTVDGGAEAVLERGREVEGERFDRRLTAYSTLRERGVVPKTGFKFGADFRTYADVDSIDDLGHSELLVRVLPATHTFDPRDLALDVRLAHGVRKRMVFALVGDGVEWLSVARLTP, from the coding sequence ATGGACTTGACGCTTTCCGGCGGCCTCGTCCGGGCCGGCGAGCGCGCACGCGAGCGGTTCTACGACTCCAGTGGCTACGGCCACGTCGAGAACGGCGGTGCCCTCACGCTGGCACCGGTCGAGGCTGCCCACCTGCTGTACCGGGGTGACATCGACAGCGTCGACGGGATGGACGTCCGGGCGCTGCTGTCCTCGGCGGTCGTCTCGGAGGTCGCCTTCTTCGTCTACAAGGACCTGCGTGACCGCGGGTTCTATCTCACGCCCGCACGCGAGGGGTGGGTCGACGACCCCGAGGGGATCGACTTCGTCGTCTACCCCCGTGGGAAGGGGCCATGGGACGACACCGTCGAGTACCGCGTCCGCGTCGTCGGCGAGCGCGACACTGTTCCGGCCCGGGAGGTCGGGGACTGCGTGCTGGCGGTCGTCGACGAGGAGAGCGAGATCACGTATCTGGCGACCGACCGACCCGCAGTCGAGGGGACCAGCGACCCGTCGGTCCCGGCCGCCGAGGGCGATCTGCTCGCCGAGCGGGTGCTGTGCTGGGACCCACCCACGGAACTGTACGAACGGGCCTTCTACGGCCAGCGGCTCGACGACGAGGGGGCGGTCCAGCTCTCGCTTCTCGAAGCCACCTACCTCGCTCGCGATGGGTCCCTGACCGTCGACGGTGGGGCCGAGGCAGTCCTCGAACGTGGCCGCGAGGTCGAGGGCGAGCGGTTCGACCGGCGGCTGACGGCGTACTCGACGCTCCGGGAACGCGGTGTCGTCCCCAAGACCGGGTTCAAGTTCGGCGCGGACTTCCGGACCTACGCCGACGTCGACTCCATCGATGATCTGGGCCACTCCGAACTCCTGGTCCGGGTGCTCCCGGCGACCCATACCTTCGATCCGCGGGACCTCGCGCTGGACGTCCGGCTGGCCCACGGTGTGCGCAAGCGGATGGTGTTCGCGCTGGTCGGCGACGGCGTCGAGTGGCTGTCGGTCGCGCGGTTGACACCGTAA